In a single window of the Gossypium hirsutum isolate 1008001.06 chromosome D02, Gossypium_hirsutum_v2.1, whole genome shotgun sequence genome:
- the LOC107908933 gene encoding lysine-specific demethylase JMJ25, with protein MVSVIDDDDRVYWYHLMLFDTKEKLVVFVIDNCNTSIVNFHRSCPDCLYDLCISCCHELRKGSQPGGNEAKSSHQLSAKRVNSRAMGSDDQIPAVAARNDWRAEEDGRIPCPPNGKGGCGRETLSLRRLFETNSVEQLIQSAEELTINFQLPDIEFSQGCSLCQTTCSAGNEAKNFEVRQAAHREKSHDNFVYCPNVMQLEDNSIQHFQTHWMRGEPVIVRNVLEKSSGLSWEPLVMWRAFIGAKKILKEEAKRVKAIDCLDWCEVLFWIRSIEKFGFKNFLRVEDIDTFMWCNIMHLDNVVIMWCTTNYVFG; from the exons ATGGTATCAGTGATAGATGATGATGATCGAGTGTATTGGTATCACCTCATGCTCTTTGATACCAAGGAGAAACTTGTGGTTTTTGTTAT TGACAATTGCAATACATCCATTGTCAATTTCCATAGAAGCTGCCCTGATTGTTTATATGATCTATGTATATCATGCTGTCATGAACTTAGAAAAGGGTCTCAGCCTGGAGGGAATGAAGCAAAATCTTCTCACCAGCTGTCTgctaaaagagtaaatagtcgaGCTATGGGTTCAGATGACCAGATTCCTGCAGTGGCAGCAAGAAATGATTGGAGAGCTGAGGAAGATGGTAGGATTCCTTGTCCTCCAAATGGAAAGGGTGGTTGTGGTCGTGAGACACTTTCACTGAGACGCTTATTTGAAACTAATTCAGTTGAGCAACTGATTCAGAGTGCTGAGGAGCTCACCATTAATTTTCAGTTACCTGATATCGAGTTTTCTCAAGGCTGTTCTTTGTGTCAAACCACCTGCTCTGCAGGAAATGAAGCAAAAAACTTTGAAGTAAGGCAGGCAGCTCATAGAGAGAAAAGTCATGACAATTTTGTGTACTGCCCGAATGTAATGCAGTTGGAAGACAATAGCATTCAGCATTTTCAAACTCATTGGATGCGAGGTGAACCTGTTATTGTTAGAAATGTCCTTGAAAAAAGTTCTGGTCTTAGTTGGGAACCATTGGTTATGTGGAGAGCTTTTATAGGTGCAAAAAAGATATTAAAAGAGGAGGCTAAGAGGGTTAAAGCAATTGATTGCTTGGACTGGTGTGAGGTACTTTTTTGGAtaagaagcatagaaaaatttggcttcaaaaattttctcagggttgaagatattgatacttttatgtggtgtaatattatgcacttggacaatgttgttattatgtggtgtactactaattatgtatttggataa